In the Syntrophales bacterium genome, one interval contains:
- a CDS encoding YihY/virulence factor BrkB family protein produces the protein MKVKETLKVAKNGGKLIIAAFNAFIEDSALTMSAALAYYTVFAMAPLLIMLISIASLFYGADAINRNLFQEINGLVGNQAAFQIQEIIRNISLKNDSTFAVILGVITLFIGTTGVFIEIQDSLNHIWRVKAKSEKGWKKMLMNRVLSFSMVISLGFLLIASLIINGLILALSEQLSKYFPDLTIVVINIFNVGLTFIIIAVLFSVIFKFLPDVEIGWSDVRIGAFFTVTLFIIGKFLIGLYIEKVGPGSAYGAAGSLIVILAWVYYTSAILYFGAEFTQVYSERYGGKIKPASYAVHIIQTEEEKTVKVLPLKEHEVEQEKIQS, from the coding sequence ATGAAGGTGAAAGAAACTTTAAAGGTGGCAAAAAATGGCGGCAAGTTAATTATTGCAGCCTTTAATGCCTTTATCGAAGACAGCGCCTTAACAATGAGTGCGGCACTTGCTTACTATACGGTTTTTGCAATGGCGCCTCTATTAATCATGCTTATTTCCATAGCGAGCCTTTTTTATGGTGCAGATGCCATAAATAGAAACTTATTTCAGGAAATCAATGGTCTGGTAGGTAATCAGGCCGCTTTTCAGATACAGGAGATTATCCGCAATATAAGTCTCAAAAATGATTCTACTTTTGCTGTAATTTTGGGAGTAATCACTTTATTTATTGGAACTACGGGTGTCTTTATAGAAATACAGGATTCTCTTAACCATATCTGGCGTGTAAAAGCAAAATCTGAAAAGGGTTGGAAAAAGATGCTGATGAACCGGGTTCTGTCCTTTTCAATGGTCATAAGTCTTGGATTTCTTTTAATTGCATCCCTGATTATTAATGGATTAATCCTCGCCCTAAGTGAGCAGTTGAGTAAGTATTTTCCCGATCTGACAATTGTGGTGATCAATATTTTTAACGTTGGGCTGACCTTCATCATCATCGCGGTCCTCTTTTCGGTAATTTTCAAGTTTTTACCTGATGTGGAAATAGGCTGGAGTGATGTTCGCATCGGCGCATTTTTCACAGTCACGTTATTTATTATAGGAAAGTTTTTAATCGGGCTCTATATCGAAAAAGTTGGTCCGGGTTCTGCGTACGGAGCAGCAGGTTCCCTCATTGTAATTCTGGCATGGGTTTATTATACATCGGCAATTCTGTATTTCGGGGCAGAATTTACCCAGGTATATTCAGAACGTTATGGCGGAAAAATTAAGCCTGCTTCTTACGCGGTTCATATTATACAAACCGAGGAAGAAAAAACTGTTAAGGTTCTGCCTCTGAAGGAACACGAAGTGGAACAAGAAAAAATACAGTCATAG
- a CDS encoding lmo0937 family membrane protein, whose translation MLWTIAVILVVLWLLGMVSGYTMGSFIHILLVVAIIVVLVRVIQGRKPL comes from the coding sequence ATGCTGTGGACAATTGCCGTAATCCTCGTAGTTCTCTGGCTGTTGGGAATGGTGAGCGGCTATACGATGGGTTCTTTTATTCATATCCTGTTGGTAGTTGCCATCATCGTCGTACTGGTCAGAGTTATTCAAGGGCGGAAACCGTTGTAG
- a CDS encoding BON domain-containing protein — MKKRKIVTYCLVLMMLIVTFTACASTRTHESAGEFVDDSVITTKVKSLLANDDFLKSFQISVETYQGTVQLSGFVNSQKAVDKAGQITRSVKGVKSLKNSLTVK; from the coding sequence ATGAAAAAAAGAAAGATCGTTACCTACTGTTTAGTGCTTATGATGCTTATTGTCACCTTTACCGCCTGTGCCTCGACACGCACACATGAAAGTGCAGGTGAATTCGTTGACGATTCGGTTATTACGACCAAGGTGAAGTCGCTGCTGGCTAATGATGACTTTCTCAAGTCATTTCAGATCAGTGTCGAAACTTACCAGGGTACCGTGCAACTGAGCGGCTTCGTTAATTCTCAAAAAGCCGTAGATAAAGCGGGGCAAATCACAAGGAGCGTCAAAGGGGTAAAATCACTAAAGAATAGTCTGACCGTGAAGTAG
- a CDS encoding DUF3943 domain-containing protein, with protein sequence MKRAGKTSTAMLVALLAGIMISVSSYAFAQKNYGNNYALASTFGYDSTKELEADELSAMKTPSRTLNIAMDEKGWLTERRAETKQAISWDTGAGKSYLIPALEIPAFLFLLNGYDRLAYPNSVEPSGEKTYSVNLSTFRDHVLHGPWGVDTDAFNVNQFMHPYQGSMYHGFARSAGLNYWESLLYTNVGSFLWETGGETSNPSINDQFASGIGGSFFGEALFRMASLVLEGEGSKPGFWRELGAAVLSPSTGFNRLAFGERFKPVFPSHNPATFWRLQLGESLKSDLIDQGVSSTIRRNEATADFSMAYGLPGKPGYSYSRPFDYFHFEFKTLGNVDNPFDNVMIRGLLLGADYEVGDSYRGIWGIYGGYDYISPHIFRVSSTSVSLGNTFQWWLSQAVALQGSVLGGVGYAAAGNVAQVGQRDYHYGVAPQGLLSLRLILGDRAMFDLTGRAYYLSGMGGDDPGGREDIGRLNMGCTVRVYGRHALGIQYNASLRDAHYTDRADSHQTVGTVSLVYTFLGSPGFGAVEWRGTDSR encoded by the coding sequence GTGAAACGCGCAGGAAAAACAAGTACGGCGATGCTTGTAGCACTATTGGCGGGGATAATGATTTCTGTCAGCAGCTACGCCTTTGCCCAAAAAAACTATGGGAATAACTACGCACTGGCGTCAACATTCGGATATGACAGTACGAAGGAATTGGAGGCGGATGAGCTTTCCGCTATGAAGACTCCGAGCCGTACCCTAAATATCGCTATGGACGAGAAGGGCTGGTTAACGGAAAGGCGCGCTGAGACGAAACAGGCCATTTCCTGGGATACTGGCGCCGGCAAGAGTTATCTCATCCCAGCCTTGGAAATCCCGGCCTTTCTCTTTCTACTCAATGGGTACGACCGGCTTGCCTACCCCAACTCCGTAGAGCCGTCAGGGGAAAAAACCTACAGCGTGAACCTGTCAACCTTTAGGGACCACGTACTTCACGGGCCTTGGGGGGTTGATACGGACGCCTTCAACGTGAACCAGTTCATGCATCCATATCAGGGATCAATGTACCATGGATTTGCGCGCTCTGCCGGACTCAACTACTGGGAATCACTGCTTTATACTAACGTTGGGAGCTTTCTCTGGGAAACAGGTGGGGAGACCAGTAACCCCTCCATCAATGACCAGTTTGCCAGCGGCATTGGTGGGAGCTTTTTCGGGGAGGCGCTTTTTCGCATGGCCAGCCTGGTGCTCGAGGGCGAGGGCAGCAAGCCAGGATTCTGGCGTGAGCTGGGGGCAGCGGTTCTCTCCCCATCCACCGGTTTCAATCGCCTTGCCTTTGGAGAGAGGTTCAAACCCGTGTTCCCGAGTCATAATCCGGCGACCTTCTGGCGCCTGCAGCTTGGTGAAAGTTTGAAGTCGGACTTGATCGACCAAGGGGTCTCGAGCACGATCAGGCGCAATGAGGCGACTGCGGATTTCTCCATGGCTTATGGGCTCCCGGGAAAACCCGGCTATAGTTACTCACGTCCGTTCGACTACTTCCATTTTGAATTTAAGACCCTCGGCAACGTTGACAACCCTTTCGATAACGTCATGATCCGCGGACTCCTCCTCGGAGCGGACTACGAGGTCGGCGATTCCTATCGCGGGATATGGGGTATCTATGGCGGCTATGACTATATATCGCCGCATATCTTCCGCGTTTCAAGCACCTCCGTCTCTCTCGGGAATACCTTTCAATGGTGGCTCTCGCAGGCGGTAGCGCTCCAGGGCTCGGTCCTCGGCGGCGTCGGCTATGCCGCTGCCGGCAATGTCGCCCAAGTTGGTCAACGGGACTACCATTATGGAGTCGCCCCGCAGGGGCTCCTCTCGCTACGTCTCATTCTTGGCGACCGGGCCATGTTCGACTTAACGGGACGCGCGTATTATTTGAGCGGCATGGGTGGCGATGACCCGGGAGGGAGGGAGGACATCGGTCGTCTGAACATGGGATGCACCGTGCGCGTTTACGGCCGTCACGCCTTGGGGATCCAGTACAACGCGTCCCTTCGAGATGCGCATTATACCGACCGGGCCGACTCTCACCAGACCGTGGGAACCGTCAGCCTTGTTTATACATTTCTGGGCAGCCCCGGCTTCGGTGCTGTCGAGTGGCGCGGTACTGACAGTCGCTGA
- a CDS encoding bifunctional acetate--CoA ligase family protein/GNAT family N-acetyltransferase, which produces MSRIKVMFDPKTIALIGATEKEGAVGRTILENLLRSKERRIFPINPRVSKVLDLESYPAIASVPEHVDLAVVATPARLVPGVVEECGQAGVEGVVIISAGFKEIGAEGTQLESEIDRIRKKYGMRIMGPNCLGFVRPAVGINATFLRGNPPPGNIAFISQSGALGSAILDWAVSAGIGFSLFASLGSMIDVDFGDMIDFLGDDGATKSILIYMEGVGNARKFMSAARAFARRKPIIILKPGRFAESARAVHSHTGAMAGDDAVYEAAFRRAGVVRVGEIAELFSAAQVLDSTRLPAGPRLAIVTSAGGPGVMATDALIHLGGELANLSVESMNQLNAFLPPYWSKANPVDVLGDANVDRFTKAITICLGDPMVDGVIIIYVPLDSAPSTKLAQTIADIGKNAGKPVIATWMGGKEVKEGRNIFVENGIPNYDTPEEAVRTYVNMCRYKRHLDELYETPDESPGQVAPSKRHLKEMLRMVLKEGRTLLGEEESKDFLMTYHIPVTPTELSQDSEAALTIANKIGYPVVIKVVSPDISHKSDVGGVIMGIDSSAALQAAYKTLLQRVKRRAPEAVIRGVAVEKMVTDVDYELILGAKKDRDFGSVILFGMGGTTAEFIKDFSIGLPPLNRTLAKMLVQDTKVYKMLQGFRGKPPADFEEIEEIIVNFSNLIVDFPEIAEIDINPLAIANGKATALDARIIIDKNYATTGRSPYPHLIITPYPTKYIKPWQLTDGTVVLLRPIRPEDEPAEHEMLSSLSEDTLRARFFSAVKEISHEELILFCNIDYDRHMAIVAELRENGKKIMIGVARLIMNQDLTSGEVAVLVHDRFQGKGLGYKLVETLIEIARERGLEDVRADVLTENGKMLGIFSHLGFATRRVSGGTSEVLLTLKEQGYPGVSSK; this is translated from the coding sequence ATGAGCCGCATAAAAGTGATGTTTGATCCCAAAACAATAGCCCTGATCGGCGCAACCGAGAAGGAAGGGGCGGTCGGACGGACAATCCTGGAGAATCTGCTCCGATCAAAAGAGAGGAGGATATTTCCGATAAACCCACGTGTGAGCAAGGTATTGGACTTGGAGAGCTATCCCGCCATCGCGAGCGTTCCTGAACATGTTGATCTGGCCGTCGTGGCAACTCCTGCCCGTTTAGTGCCGGGTGTGGTTGAAGAATGCGGCCAGGCAGGCGTAGAGGGGGTAGTAATAATTTCCGCCGGGTTCAAGGAGATCGGCGCCGAAGGTACACAGTTAGAAAGCGAAATCGACCGGATCAGGAAAAAATACGGGATGCGCATTATGGGACCAAACTGCCTCGGTTTTGTGAGACCCGCCGTAGGCATAAATGCGACCTTTCTTAGGGGCAACCCTCCCCCGGGAAATATAGCCTTCATCTCTCAGAGCGGCGCCCTCGGCAGCGCGATACTCGATTGGGCGGTAAGCGCCGGGATAGGCTTCAGCTTGTTTGCGTCACTGGGCTCCATGATTGATGTTGACTTTGGCGACATGATTGATTTTCTGGGAGATGACGGGGCCACAAAGAGCATCCTGATCTATATGGAGGGTGTGGGCAACGCGAGAAAATTCATGAGTGCGGCCCGGGCGTTTGCCCGCCGCAAACCCATCATTATTTTGAAGCCGGGGCGATTTGCAGAGAGTGCAAGGGCGGTCCATTCCCACACCGGCGCAATGGCAGGGGACGACGCGGTATATGAAGCTGCCTTCAGGAGGGCAGGCGTTGTTAGGGTCGGGGAAATAGCGGAACTCTTCAGCGCTGCCCAGGTTCTTGATTCGACGAGGTTGCCGGCTGGTCCGAGGCTTGCCATCGTAACGTCTGCCGGCGGGCCGGGCGTGATGGCCACCGATGCCCTGATTCACCTCGGTGGGGAACTGGCAAATCTCTCCGTCGAGAGCATGAATCAACTCAATGCATTTTTGCCGCCCTACTGGAGCAAAGCCAACCCTGTTGATGTGCTGGGAGACGCAAACGTTGACAGGTTTACGAAAGCCATAACTATCTGTCTTGGCGATCCCATGGTGGATGGAGTGATCATTATTTACGTGCCTTTGGACTCGGCCCCTTCAACCAAGCTTGCGCAAACGATAGCCGATATTGGGAAAAATGCCGGGAAGCCTGTCATCGCCACGTGGATGGGCGGCAAGGAAGTCAAAGAAGGGAGAAACATTTTTGTTGAAAACGGCATCCCTAACTACGACACCCCTGAGGAGGCTGTCAGAACTTATGTAAATATGTGCAGGTATAAAAGGCATCTCGATGAACTCTATGAAACCCCTGACGAGTCTCCAGGACAGGTAGCGCCGTCGAAACGGCACTTGAAGGAGATGCTCAGGATGGTTCTCAAGGAGGGTAGAACGCTTCTTGGCGAGGAAGAGTCCAAGGATTTCCTCATGACTTACCATATCCCGGTGACGCCGACCGAACTTTCCCAGGATTCGGAAGCGGCGTTAACCATCGCGAATAAAATTGGTTATCCGGTCGTCATCAAGGTTGTCTCGCCGGACATTTCCCACAAAAGCGATGTGGGCGGCGTCATCATGGGAATAGATTCCAGCGCCGCCCTGCAGGCAGCATATAAGACGTTGCTCCAAAGGGTGAAGAGACGCGCCCCGGAAGCAGTCATAAGGGGTGTAGCTGTAGAAAAGATGGTCACGGATGTTGATTACGAACTCATTCTTGGGGCTAAGAAGGATAGGGATTTCGGTTCTGTTATCCTCTTTGGCATGGGAGGGACGACGGCCGAGTTCATTAAAGACTTTTCAATCGGGCTTCCGCCGCTCAATCGGACATTGGCGAAGATGTTGGTACAGGATACGAAGGTTTATAAAATGCTCCAGGGTTTTAGGGGCAAACCACCGGCTGATTTTGAAGAAATCGAGGAAATAATTGTCAATTTTTCCAATCTTATCGTAGATTTTCCCGAAATAGCTGAAATAGACATAAATCCTCTTGCCATAGCGAACGGTAAAGCCACAGCCTTAGACGCACGAATCATTATTGACAAGAATTATGCCACAACCGGCCGATCTCCCTATCCTCACTTGATTATCACTCCCTATCCCACGAAGTACATCAAACCCTGGCAATTGACCGATGGGACTGTAGTGCTTCTGAGGCCGATCAGACCTGAAGATGAGCCCGCCGAGCATGAGATGCTCTCCTCGCTGTCTGAAGACACATTGAGGGCCAGGTTTTTCTCCGCTGTCAAAGAGATATCACATGAGGAACTTATCCTTTTCTGTAATATCGACTACGACCGGCACATGGCAATCGTTGCGGAATTGCGGGAGAACGGGAAGAAAATAATGATAGGGGTTGCCAGACTTATTATGAACCAGGACCTGACGTCCGGCGAAGTGGCCGTCCTTGTTCACGACAGGTTCCAGGGAAAAGGCCTCGGTTATAAACTTGTCGAAACGCTTATCGAGATAGCCCGTGAGCGAGGTCTTGAGGATGTCCGGGCCGATGTCCTCACCGAAAACGGGAAAATGCTCGGGATCTTCAGTCACTTGGGGTTTGCAACGCGTCGGGTTTCCGGCGGTACGAGTGAAGTCTTGTTGACACTCAAAGAACAAGGCTACCCGGGGGTAAGCTCAAAATAG
- a CDS encoding DUF1566 domain-containing protein encodes MIKKKGFGLLLGMFTLSAFIFVYPVFAESKVLVKETTKKSAKNKTQEQVRKREIRAPINKTPAEQEEAKAEEAAAVAAGLIPRKTIGKDGRFIAYNDGTVLDRKSDLMWAAQDNGADITWRDAMSYCENYRGGGYTDWRMPTQDELAGLYDKNEGYKSVCGDETHLTELIRLTCHWTWASDTSESGAACFRFGGGGYRCWGPPSGLSNSRAFPVRSGK; translated from the coding sequence ATGATCAAAAAAAAAGGGTTTGGGCTGTTGCTCGGCATGTTCACTTTGAGCGCATTTATTTTTGTATATCCAGTTTTTGCCGAGAGCAAAGTCCTTGTAAAAGAGACGACTAAGAAATCTGCAAAAAACAAAACTCAGGAGCAGGTAAGAAAACGGGAGATAAGGGCCCCGATCAACAAGACGCCGGCAGAGCAGGAAGAAGCGAAAGCTGAGGAGGCCGCTGCCGTGGCGGCAGGATTGATTCCCCGGAAGACAATCGGCAAGGACGGCCGCTTTATCGCCTATAATGACGGGACTGTTCTTGATCGGAAGAGCGATTTGATGTGGGCGGCGCAGGACAATGGGGCTGATATCACCTGGCGCGACGCTATGAGCTATTGCGAGAATTATCGCGGCGGCGGATATACAGATTGGCGTATGCCGACGCAGGATGAACTGGCGGGTTTGTACGACAAGAACGAAGGTTATAAGTCTGTCTGTGGAGATGAAACTCATTTAACAGAATTGATTCGCCTTACCTGTCATTGGACGTGGGCCTCCGACACAAGCGAATCCGGGGCTGCCTGCTTCCGTTTCGGCGGCGGCGGCTACCGCTGCTGGGGGCCCCCTTCCGGGTTGAGCAACTCCCGCGCCTTCCCGGTACGTTCCGGCAAATAG
- a CDS encoding DUF3096 domain-containing protein, which yields MQMIISPQPIVSILAGILILIVPRLLSYIVAIYLIIVGILGLLH from the coding sequence ATGCAAATGATTATATCGCCACAGCCAATAGTTTCCATACTTGCGGGAATATTGATTCTCATTGTCCCGAGACTGTTGAGCTATATCGTTGCCATCTATCTCATTATAGTTGGCATTCTCGGGCTGCTCCACTGA
- a CDS encoding CsbD family protein: MKSSTKDQAEGKFHKVKGNLKKVAGELSDNPELEDEGNVEKIAGIVQEKIGQVKKVLGK; encoded by the coding sequence ATGAAATCCAGCACGAAGGACCAGGCGGAAGGCAAGTTTCACAAGGTAAAGGGTAATCTCAAGAAGGTAGCCGGGGAACTGAGCGATAATCCTGAGTTGGAAGATGAAGGAAACGTTGAGAAGATTGCCGGCATAGTTCAGGAAAAGATCGGTCAGGTCAAGAAAGTTTTGGGGAAGTAG